The Chrysemys picta bellii isolate R12L10 unplaced genomic scaffold, ASM1138683v2 scaf588, whole genome shotgun sequence genome includes a window with the following:
- the LOC101933301 gene encoding mas-related G-protein coupled receptor member H-like, translating into MTELITTSPLPGKISLHYCVLFNDSSSFNDTDLDADQDQCFIPIVVISSISLFICLVGLVGNGMVLWFLGFRIKKDPFTIYILNLAIADFGFLLCMVAFLIIIILYLHMEFLGGFVIIKAIQWVALFIYNTGLYLLTAISVQRCLSVLYPIWYRCHRPKNLSSIVCALLWALSILVTGLECYFCINDYDCSKMTIFSCVLSFLIFTPLMVLSSLTLFIKVRCSSQRHQSTKLYIVIMVTILFFLMFALPLRVIVLMAFLSHTMIHLFVMSLVILLPCINSSINPFIYFLVGRHGKRQLREPLKEVFQRIFNEEAGPQEKRPTKQVK; encoded by the coding sequence ATGACTGAGCTTATCACGACATCCCCGCTTCCTGGAAAGATAAGCCTGCATTATTGCGTATTATTTAATGATTCCAGTAGCTTTAATGACACAGACCTAGATGCAGATCAGGATCAATGTTTCATTCCGATAGTTGTGATCAGCTCTATTTCTCTGTTCATTTGCCTGGTCGGGCTGGTGGGGAACGGGATGGTTCTTTGGTTCCTCGGCTTCCGCATTAAGAAGGACCCCTTCACCATCTACATCCTCAACTTGGCCATTGCTGACTTTGGTTTCCTCCTGTGCATGGTTGCCTTCTTGATTATTATCATCTTATATTTACATATGGAGTTTCTTGGAGGGTTTGTCATCATAAAGGCAATCCAATGGGTGGCGCTGTTTATATACAACACTGGCCTGTATCTCCTGACAGCCATCAGCGTTCAGAGATGTCTGTCCGTACTTTACCCCATCTGGTACCGATGTCACCGTCCAAAAAACCTGTCTTCCATTGTGTGTGCTCTGCTCTGGGCTCTCTCCATCCTGGTGACTGGACTGGAGTGCTATTTCTGCATCAATGACTACGACTGTTCCAAAATGACCATATTCAGCTGTGTCTTGAGTTTCCTGATTTTCACTCCACTCATGGTTCTGTCCAGCCTGACCCTGTTCATCAAGGTCCGGTGTAGCTCACAGCGACACCAATCAACAAAGCTCTATATTGTCATTATGGTCACCATCCTTTTCTTCCTCATGTTCGCCCTTCCACTGAGGGTCATAGTGCTGATGGCCTTCCTTAGTCACACCATGATACACCTCTTTGTTATGTCTTTAGTTATCCTGCTGCCCTGCATAAACAGCAGCATCAACCCCTTCATCTACTTCTTAGTTGGGAGACACGGGAAACGGCAATTGAGAGAGCCCCTCAAGGAGGTTTTCCAGAGAATCTTCAATGAGGAGGCTGGTCCACAAGAGAAAAGGCCCACCAAACAAGTAAAATAG